The Borrelia puertoricensis genome includes the window ATAAAATACCTATAGAGATGGTAATAATAGTGCCAAACATCCAATTATGAAGTTTAAGTTTATTATCGAGGTCTTTAATATCAGATTTTAATTCAGTTCTAACGTTGTCGATTTTATTATCGAGGTCTTTAATATCAGATTTTAATTCAGTTCTAACGTTGTCGATTTTATTATCGAGGTCTTTAATATCAGATTTTAATTCAGTTCTAACGTTGTCGATTTTATTATCGAGGTCTTTAATATCAGATTTTAATTCAGATCTGACTGTATCAATTTTGGTATCCAGTTCAGTTTTGACAGATTTAATCTCAGCGTGTAAGGTTGCTTCAACCTTTTCAATCTTGATGTTAAGATTATTCTCAACAGTATTAATCTTGTTATCAAGTTCATTGAATTTAGTATCAATCTTATTGTCAAGTTCATTGAATTTAGTATCAATCTTATTGTCAAGTTCATTGAATTTAGTATCAATCTTATTGTCAAGTTCATTGAATTTAGTATCAATCTTATTGTCAAGCTCGGTTTTAACAGATTTAATCTCAGCTTGTAAAAGAGCTTCGACTTTTTCGAGTTTAAGGTTAAAAGTAGTCTCTAAATACTCAATATCCTTGTGAGTAAGCTCATTTTTATAATACCTATAAGACAGGTCAATAGCAATATCTCTATTTATACCAGCTCTAGTCAGTTCAGCAATAACCATTTGTTGAGTAATTATTGGTTGAGGAAGTCCCATAAAATCTCCTTATAGGTAAGTATAGAGTAAAAAAAGAATTAAAACAATAGGCAAAAGAGAGGCTTCTACTAATTGATATTAAGCTAGGGTAGCGAAAAAAAATTTTTAGTACTTCACTACAATAGTACAAATCATATTTTATTAGCGCATTGTACATAATT containing:
- the bdr gene encoding Bdr family repetitive protein — its product is MGLPQPIITQQMVIAELTRAGINRDIAIDLSYRYYKNELTHKDIEYLETTFNLKLEKVEALLQAEIKSVKTELDNKIDTKFNELDNKIDTKFNELDNKIDTKFNELDNKIDTKFNELDNKINTVENNLNIKIEKVEATLHAEIKSVKTELDTKIDTVRSELKSDIKDLDNKIDNVRTELKSDIKDLDNKIDNVRTELKSDIKDLDNKIDNVRTELKSDIKDLDNKLKLHNWMFGTIITISIGILLTIIFK